AATGCAAGTGAGTTTCTAATTAATCCTCCAATTTTCAAGATGTAAATATGTGACGCGTAATGATCCCTGGTAATTAACGCATTTCCTCATAGAGACAAAGGTTGAAAGACAGAAGTGATGATTAGCAGAAGGGAGGAAAGTAAACAACAAGCTGAGAATCCAAGCCGGGGGAAGAAACGTcggcagaagaaaaaaaaaaaaaagggcaaaggCAAATAATGGCACATCACATTAGCAAGGCTGCATCTTCAGTGATGCATCACAGTTCACAGCACATGCTGAacgtatatgtgtgtgtgtgtgtgtgtgtgtgtgtgtgcagtgtgtgggcCGCTGTTGGATCGGTGTGGCTCCAGGGCAGTGAGCATCGCCGGAGCACAAGGGGATGTGCTTAGAGAAAAACCGGCGTCCTCCagaggggcacacacacacacacacattcaaacacacacacagactgaaaaaaGGCTTCTCTCAAAAACATCAGTGTGTTCATCTCGAGGAGACAAACACCCGGCGAGTGAGGCTGCCGTGGTTATTTTAGTgctgcagagtgaaaaaaaaagaactgaaggCAGACAGATGTGTGTAGGCGACAGTTTGGCAGCGTTGTTTAAATGGATGAAAACAGCAAAGGGtcaaagattttcttttctttttttttttttttttagaaaggaAGGAATTTCAGGTGAAGTCAAACAGCtgacaaagaaggaaaaacacaacaagctgATAGAGCCACGACACTTCTCTGATGAGTAACTCCTGCCTGTACCGGGAATTACTAGCAAGGATTAGTGTGGAAAATACTTTATATTCCAGAACTGATGAACTAATGACaagaagaagctgcaaaaaaaaaaaaaaactgttcttctAACCAGGACGCCGCTGTGTggactgaataaaacatgaggaCCAACAACAACAGACGACCTACTTGACTACATCCTTTTGACTTGCAGTGAGTCTTGGGACACTAATAAATATACAAGTTATAtattaaaataacagcaaatacAAGTATGTTTTAATCATCTAATTGATCTGGTTTTCATCTTCTACTGTGATGTTTCCCTCTGGCAAAATGTAATACGCAGAAACTTTGAATAGTAACTGATTACTGATATTAAATGCTGTAAAGCTTTAAGTTTATTCAGAGAAAGAACTGATTTATTTCAAATGCAGCATCTGAGCTGTTTTTCCAATTTATTCTGCTGTCAAGATAAACATCAAAGTGTGTGAGACTGAGGAACTTCTGCTGACCCCGATTTGTCACAGGGTTTTAATAAACTCGCTGAAAATCATTTTTACACAGTTTGCATCAAACCAACTCTTAAAAACAGAGTGAAGACTTTAAACTGTGGTTTACAGGGTTTCTTACCAACAGGATCATCTAGAATAAAGCAGCAGTCACACTGACAGTAAAGTTTGgattttgcatttaaaaaaaaaaaacagtggcaaataaaacaacatgtgATGGAGCATTTGTGTTTAGATCAGTTTAAAACCATGAACAATTCTATGAATGTGTTCACTTTGTTAAGGCATGGCACTGCTTTTAATACGTCTGATTAAATGGACTCAGAAAGTTTTCCATCTAAAATGAAGATGGTGGtaaaacaagacattttccCACACTGCATCTCTGAGGTTCAAACAGATTCTCAGGATACACAACCAGGACAAAGAAATCTGGACTCACAACTTAAAACGACTCAATATTGTGAGTAGAAACAACTCAACCCACTAATGTTAATCCCACTCCAGTTCAACTGAGTAACCTCCAGTAGAGTCCATGCTGCTCCAGAGGCCTCTGATGTTCTCTGACTTCTCCTCCATTAATCATGTTACTTTCAATTTGCATGAAGAAATGTCATCCGAGCAGTCAGTGCTTCCTGAACAGGTCTtagcaacaaacaaacatttcccTCATCAAACTAAACACTGATTTCACATGGTTCAAActgaaggttgttttttttttttttttcttcccatcaaCTTCTCATCGTCCCATGAAGGCCTAGAGTCTTCACACTTCTGCAAAAGTAAATGAGTATTTTAACAGACATGCACTTACCTCTGGTGGCTCAGTGAGTCCAGGCTCCCACTTCTGTCCTCCCACCATCTCATTCTGGtttctcttcagtctgttgGTTGGTTGAGCTCCACAGGTTGTCACCAAAACAGTCATGTTTATCACTGAGCTGACACAACCAGTGAGTTACACTCACAAAGTCCTGGATTATAACAGACCAGAGGAGTAAATGTTTGGACCTGAAAACAGCCCACTGTTTCTACAGGCCTGGCAGCAGGATGCAACTTCCTGTGTTGTTTCAAACAAAAAGCTCTGATTTCAGTTTAAAAGCTGCCCTGAGTTCATGAGACTGGGTGACTGAAGCAGACTGTTTGGACTGGAGCTAAGGCGAAGAATTTGGAATTACTGGTGGAAAATGTGATTATATTTAGAAAATACTTTCTTCACAGATGTAAACATGTCAATGTTCAGATTTGATACATTCAACaattacaattcaaaattctttcTCAGCTGATGGAAGCTAAATGTGCcctgtttttatgttttgtacttttaatgaaaagagCAAAATTTCACACTTGTttgaattcaaataaataagcattacctttatttatttcatccCATCTCCTTCTCATCTGCATCGACGTCAATACTTACATGTGATCGTGCCTTCTTAAAGCTTCTATAGGTAGATGTCTCCACCACCTGTCACTTGGAAATACCTCTGAACACTTAAAATTGCTTATTTATAGGTTTATTATGTTTACATGTGTAAATACATAACATGAATGCCAGTGAGTTTATCTTTACATTGTTTGCTGAATACACCTGGCAATAATGATCTTTCTGattctgcaggaaaagaatCATTATCAGAGCTGTAATATCTAAAATTACAAGTATAAATGTAGACATATTCAATCTGACATGCAGATTTTGGTTTAATCCTGTTTCTTTACATGCAAACACTCAACCATAACACCTTTTAAACTGAGCAGTGAAAGGAGCCGACGTTCTGCAACTTTTATATCAAGTGTtgcaacagagaaaacacactcgCCGTTTTCTGCATCTCCCCTGCTTTAATACTGTGGTCGTTTCAGAGGGCAGTGAACACAACAGGTACTGCGAATAGTGTAAACGTctccttccctttttttccagtttggaGCAAACGAAgtataaaacaacaacaacaacaaaaaataatccAGGCATTAACAGGAGTCGAACAACATTGCATGCAGTGAATAGTTAGAAGTTTGTAAGACATCTTGTGCAAGGAGCaggttttgttattttattattgtttattaaCATACATAAAATGGGATATTCAACAATGGAGgaaagctgttttctttctctcggCAGTGAACTCCGCTCACAGATACTTTAAATAGAGACTGTTGGGACAAAGCTGAAGAGATACTGAAATAAGGCAAGGCAGTTAAAGGGGGGAGCTCCAGTCTGGGTAATTTGGCATTCAGTTCAAGTAAAATTGGCAGAAATGCATAAATAAAGTAGTTCCTCACCAGAAAAAGGCATCCCACCTTCGATTTATAATTCTAAAATCTGGTGTAATTCACAGAAAAGGCATGTTTTGTGGTAATTTGAAGGTCAGACTGACTTGTCTTCCTGAATGGTGAAACTTCAGCTGGATAAATGTGTCAAATACAGAAAACGCTCCAGATCCTGCTTCAAAGCAGCTTTAAATACAGCAGCGTCCAGCATGGtgatgaagctggtgtcaaattacagaatCCCAATGCTGCGTGCTGACAAGTTCAGCTTAACAGAGTCTGTGTCCAACAGAATCAAACctgcttgttaaaaaaaaagaaaagaaaaaaaaaaatcagaaatccACTTCTTATTAACTCAGAACTGGGTGGCATTGATGTTCTTATTTGGCAAGTGACGAGAGAGTTAACCAGCCTCTTTCCCAAGAGGTCCAAATCCTCCCTGaacgacaacaacaacgagAAAAAGCTCAAATGTTCCGGGAAACTCCCTGCCCGGATCAAAGCGGACATGCTGCGGCCTTCGGGAGGTTACAGTGATCACACAACATCATCGATGGGCGACATTTCACAAATATTCAAACAGCTATGATTCGTTCAGCTACGCCGACgagggagcagggaggagaCGACGTGAACTCTGCAACGCTGTAACACTGGCGAAACGGGTGAAACTCAGTTAACACAtcactgcgcgtgtgtgtgtgtgtgtgtgtgtgtgtgtgtgtgtgtgtgtgtgttgaggctaTAGCTGTCTGATGGGGGGAAGGTTGAGGGAGTCCAGAGCGCTGTGATAAAGCTCTCTCAAGGCTCGCAGCAAATACAGGCGACAGAACATCTGGTTGAAGAGATGCGGCAGCGGCTcctggagggagaggaagaggagagttATGGGAAGAGCGAGCGAgactgagagaggaaacagtTGAGAAAACAATGAGAagatcaggagtgtcaaacatacagCCTGATATGATCACAAGTAGGCCAAAAATTATAACATTATTTCTAACAAACactcaaatgttttgtttaagagcaaaaacacaaaagtgtATAAAGTGTTAAAAACgggaaacacaaacaacatcatGTATAGAATCATGTAAAAATGAGTgcaagaaaatgacaaaaaaagaggaagtgatCAAATTAAAGCATAAGTCCTGTTCAATCTATAAACTGTTCAGCGAGTGGTTTGCTTATTTCATTAAAAGACTACCACTTTTAAAATAGTACAGATTCTACAATAAATCCATGTAAACCCAGTGATGAACTATGAATGAAGGCCTCCTCACCCCCAGGACGTGGACTCTGTTGTAGTACGAACTGAAGTCTTTACTGAGAGACACCAGGAATTTACAgatctgaggaaaacaaacataaagAGTTAGACTTTAACACTGGATCAATCAATTCACACTGGTTAACATTCTCATGAGAAACTCTCACctgttcagttttaatgttCACTCTGGCTCCTCCCCCCTCGCAGTCCAGCGCCtgtcctgattggtccagcaGCTCGGCGAACGGGATGAGGTAATTGAACAGCAGGAGCCACTCGCCCTGTCCGTCACCAAACACAACGCAAGAGTCAAGCATCGGCAGCAAAACACTGTGAGGACGAGTGAAACGAGGAAGACGATCACCTCTTCTTTCAGGGCAGAGAAGTCCAGCTGGGAGCCTTCGGGGATTTCTGGGTACAGACctgccaaaaacaaaactgcatgaGCGCTCGTTCACTCACGCAAATCTGCTGGTTTAACGTCTTTATGGAGTTCATCGTGACTGATTTGGACGAGCTGCGGTTACACGGATTAGAACAATGCCCTTAAATGAAGTCGCTTTGAATCAGCCGCAGCTGTCTGATAgattaaacagaaaacacacacacacacatacacacacagatcaatGAATCAATGGACGGATCCATGCAGAGCTCTCACCCTTCTCCACCCCTCTCTGGTAGCTGTCGAACAGAGTGTGCAGCCTCGCACAGTTATACATGACAAACACGCCTCCTCTGGGCCCTTTAGTGGAaatgcctccctctctctggacGTCCAGCGTCAcctaaacacacatttttaaagctcGGATGAAAAGTTTCAGGTCACCGGAGCTGACTTCTCAGGTACATTCTTCAATCAATCATCTGAGATTACACTCAGGAAAAgacttcagacacacacacagggcaggaGAGATGACTCACAGGGCTTGTGTGTACCGTAGACAGCAGCTCAAATCGAACCGTGGCAGAGGTCATGACCTTGATGATGTCCTCCCACGTCTGACCTGCAACAGGAAGCCAGATTTCTCTTCCAATTAAGTCACTCCATCTTCAGTTATTAGTCATTTGCTTCATTTAGGTCATAAATAAAgagcacacactcacgcacacacacacacacaccttctacTTGATCTCCATACTTCATCTCTGAGGCTTCCTTCATCTGACCTCTTCTCAGCCtggataaaaacagaaagaacagaTGCCTCATTGACACCGACAGCTGGGAAGAAAAATACCATCAACACTTAGCAGGGTTTGTTTTTTAGGTTAATTAGTTCTGCACAGACTGAACGGACCGCGGTGAAAATACTCGAGGAGAGAACAGCGGtgacggtggaggaggagaagagaaagaaagatggaaagatgAGAGAggtcaagaagaagaagcaactaGAGTTGTGGTGACTGACTTACTGCAGGTACTGAGCAGCGGTGAGCTGCGAGCCGGGAGTCTTCACCGGACCACACACGAGATGCCTCTGCCGAcgacacagcaggtaaaaaattaaagaaaagaaaagataggAGTGTGACACGCTACagcgctctgtgtgtgtgtgtgtgtgtgtgtgtgtgtgtgtgtgtgtgtgtgtgtgtgtgtgtgtgtgtagcaacctgtgtgtgtgtcgctccgcTGGCTCTCCACAGCATCGCGATCTGCTGCTGGCGAAACTCAtcctgacaggaagtcacatGTAACGCCGTTACCATGGCGACCTACACAAGAGGCggtgagggagagaaaaaaaaaatcaatgattcGCCTGACTGTTGTTTCtaatgaggaaaaaaggaaattgGAAGCACGCTTGTTcactgtgtgtgggtgtgtgtgtttgtgtgtgtgtgtgtgtgtgtgtgtgtgtgtgtgtgtgtgcgtttcatAAAATATGAAGGGAAAATAACtattttaaatacaaatttCAAGTTTGATATCCTCTTATTAGGACTTTTTGCTCTCAGGGTTTCACAATAATAAGTGACAAATATTAACTTCAGCTGAattaatatttataaaatttGTCAATGTATCAAAATATTGATCCCATAAGGGAAATGCTTCTATTTTTTTGGTGGagagatgttttcatttgaacatTGGTTTCAGGTTAGTGATGGTCAAGGAGCATGTTTGGTTAAAGTTGGTGTAGATTGGAAATGGACGGAATGtcgtctcagtgtgtgtcttaCTGTGCACTCAGCTGTGGATTGGTCCAGCTGCGCCAGGTGGGAAACACTGTCTCTGTGAACTGGAACAGATTGAGTAGTTAAGTAATTAagtagtcaaaaaaaaaatacttatacTTATGCATATTATGCAATTGAACGTCTagaataaaaacaatgtcaTCCCTGGAAGGAGCACATGGCCAAATGCACCAACAATGTTGGTATGTcataaaaaaggaaattaatGGATTAAAGATTTTGACCCTCCAGAGCCATCAAAAATCTATTGCTTTAGCAAATGTCTGGCATCAATGGAAAAAGGGGACAAATAAATGCTTAAAAAGTTTTCATCTGATTCAACATATTTAGAATTTTGACAGGGGATAGCAGGAGAGATCACGTCACCCCAATATTCACTTCCTGTCAAACCTAGAATAGAATGTAAAACCCTTCTTTAATGTCACAAAGAGCTGTTGGTGCCATATCACCCCAGCAGTACACTTATCTCCCAGAGAGCTGCTCACTGGAGGTTTCTCcgttttctaaaagtagaagtggaggcagagctttcagctatcaggctcctgtcatgtggaaccagctcccagtttcagttagAGAGGccgacacagtctctgctttcaagGTTGGGCTGAAGACTTTTCTGTGTAATAAAGCTTTGAGTTACGGCTGGTTACTACATCTCTCTCCGCTCTCTCGCTTGACATTCTCGCAGGATCTCTGACTATGGTCTGAGCCTTCTTCACGCTTTCACACAAAGCCACTAACGTGGACTAGAAATGACCGGCACTGCATTCACAAAGTCAAATATTAAATTACTGCCTGGTCGACTCACCTGTGCAGGTACCCAGGCTGGGGTCGTatcccagcagcccctcctcctGGAACACTCGCTTCAGATTGATCCGTAGCAGGtctccgtcctccccctcctcggctttcctccctccacctccactggcCCTCCGGCCTCGCTCCGTTTCCTTCTCTCTGTACGGCGAGCTCTTGAGCGCCTCCTGTATcttctcctcccgctcctcgCTGGTCCGGTCTGCCGGACCTGTCGGCCAGTCGATGCCGAGGGCTCGAAGGAAGGAGATGATGTCGCTGTCTTCAGGAAGGATGGGGCAGTAGGACACCACAAATCTGAGCAGGAAAGGAGATCCACATCATCTGCAGTCATTACTTCCACTATCGAACCACAAACTCTGTCATGCTGAACTCAACCCGTAGACTCACCCCTGTcttctcagcagcgcccccatGTGGTCAGCCAACAGTACAGTCCTCAGCTGCCCCAAACTCAGCATGTCAGGAGAGGGTGTGGTGGGTTTGGGGTGCAGCGCGGGGCAGTTGATCACCACACAGCCCTGCCTCTGACTCGAAGGCTTCAGGTACTCCTTAGCTCCGCCGGCAAGCACGGTCCTGAAAGCTGCGGGCCGGTCCACGCGCACCCGCAGGCCCTCACCCATCACCTCCCCACCAGCGACAGGCAGAACCCCACTGCCACGGAGGGACAGGACTCTGGACATGACTGCTGGAGGGACCTGGATGGACACGACAAGAGGTGGTGGAAGAGTGAGAGTGTGCTGAGGAAAGAAAGTTTTGACTGAAAGTTAAACGTGCAACAGCgtaaaatcacaaaacacaacagatattGTAATTGAACTATTATGTTAAGTTTAACTTTGGTTGAATTTATAGTTTTCCCACaatatttcacttttacacCATCTCAGTTCATTTTATAGtttaaaaataagtttgaattttgcatttgaaagaaataaTATTTTGGATTGTTGCAGATctataaaacatttaaaccaaaTTAATGTAAAAGGTACATTTAGAAAGCTGTTTTCTTAGTGCATCCATAACTTCATTCATGCCAGTGGAAGAAGGATGGAACATAAGTTAAATCCATACATCTGTCTTTTATCATCTAACAGGCCTCAACAGTGAAGGCTGGGATCGgacaccagtccatcacagggcaacaAATTTAGAGTGAATTAACCACATACAGATGTTTTTGGCCTGTGAAGAAATCAAGGAAAGTTCATggatacacagggagaacatgcaaactatgCATACAGGGCCGGTACAAAAATATTGTCTCAATTCGGTCTGCTCCAGAATTCCAGATTACACACTTCTACTGTGTAAACGCATCTATATTCTGCATGTAACAGCATCCTGTAACTAACTATATCTCCACATTATATTCCTATGACTGACTCACAGGATTGTACTTTAgatgaacatttattttttttttctgttgcagctGTGCGTGCGGGTCTGACCCATATTGCACGAGCCACTCATGGGTTAATGATGACTGCCGCAGGCTGTTGGTGTCTGGTCGATCACGATGGAGCAAAGTCAGCGGCCTCTCTGCTCAATGTGAATGTTGATCTTCGTCCCCTACCAAACGTTTGAGACCCAAGTGAACATAACCAGCGGAACCAAGGATTTATATAGCAGATAGTTCCGGTTCTGTGTTCCTATTGGCCGAGTCGCGTTCCAAAACACCTTCACATATTTATTACTGTTGTATTACTGCGCAATCAAAACGATGAACatgacagacaggtgaggacCTATAGTGCTTAGCGGGAGAATAAACCTGCTTGTGTTCTATAATTCACCAGTTAGCTAAAAGTTATTGAAAAATAGTGGAGAACTGAGCTGATGGAAATGTGTATTTACACATAAAACGATGTGAAAGCCCCTCAGGTGCAGTCCCAGACCCACCTGTCCGTCCGCGTACAGCGTGTTGAGCATCGTGGTGGGCGATAAGAAGTCCCGGTTCCGCAGGTTTTTAGCGCTGCTCTCCTTGAACCACAGCTTCTCCGGCTCGGGGAAGACTCGCACGCCGGGGACATCCTCACGCTTTCCCCGCAGCGCAGAGCTCAGCGCTCGGACGGTGGGGGTGATGCGGAGCGGCGAGGGCTCCTCGATGTTTTCCATGTCTTCCTCCGCCGACGCCGCGGACAGGTGAGCTCGCTTTCCCCGCAGTACTCAGGCCGCCGCGCGGTCACTCCCTGCACATGTCAGCGGCTGAAGCGCAGCTCTCCGGTGGCGCTGGTCCGGTTTGCGGGCCGGTGGCGGTGGTACAGCCGTGCAGTGGTCGATGTCGGGTGTGGGTTGTGAAGGGGGGCTACACGGGTTGGTTTTACAGGGCGGAACAGAAAAAAGGCCCCCCGTGTTTCTTACGGGATGGATTTTCGTGTCGGACCATCATGGCACCCCCCAGTGTTTGATGTAGTGAATGACACAATACCAGATGTTGACTGAagttcatggaaaaaaaatactttagaTATGAATATATAAAGCTCCTAAAGATATTTCACTTTGTCGTACCAGGTCTGATGAAGGTAATCTTTGATTACAAAAAGTATAATAATATTTTAAATCGCTATTTAAGGAGCTATTATGGaaacttcacaaaaaacaaacctcaaacTTCAAGCCAGATTCCATGCTTTTGTGAAAATGATTATTTCAAAAGTCTATCATTATtataattatattttattaatattgCAGTCTTCTATAGTTGGCAAGAGGGAACACAGCCTTGTTTTTCTGATATCAAAAGAGGCATCATGTAGCCTACATGTCTGTCATATCAATGATTCTGCTGAGGCAGAAACCTTCTTCCACATCACCTGAATAACTCATCCCGGGAAATACTTTGTCAtactgtgtttacatgacacttTACATTGAATTGAGCTGATCTGTTTGTGATCAGCTGTCCAGGATGTACCCAGCATCCTCCTGTAGTCTGCCAGGATGGCCAGGATCAGCTCCAGTTCCTGCGGCTGGACTTTGCTGTGCCCCGTGTTGGAAGTGTACACAGATGGATGAAGATGtgacaagtgtgaacacacactcaataTCCTCTTAACAAGATCCTGTGTCGAGAGGCTCGAAAATTAAAACTGCCAAGTCAGCAGACAGTAAACCAAACCCTCccaaaaaaagcagaacaaatCACACGGGTAGCTTTGTCTTTCTTATAAATATGTTGAAACAATTTTTCCGTAAGCGTTACTTATGTGAGACATGAGGATGTGGAGGTTAAATACACACTGATGCCACACTTCACTGCAGCTCTTTAATGATGTGTGACTGGAAGCTGATTTCTATCACCTCTCTTAAGCAACAGGCAAGGTTTGCACAAGAAATACATGCAGCAACTGGTGAAGTTTGAAATGTGAGGTTTATTAGAAGGATCCATTTACACCATTGAAGCAACACACTCCTAAAAAAGAAGGATGCTCAGTCTGATCTTCAGTCACTGGTGCGGGTGTGATTCTTGTCTGACACGAAATTCCCGGTTGCAACTGAAGTTTTTAGCAATCCGGGAGAAAACGTGTCATTGAGGAAAAAACACCTTCTGCATCAGACTGTAGCGAAACATGGAGACAAAAGCAAACTgtcaaaatgcttttttttttttttgtctaatcCACTTTCTCTTTTGattttacagaaacaaaactaaattTTTTGGAGCAGCCAAATGTTTTAGACTCAGCTGagccgtgttttttttttttaattgttatttttattgcatTGTCCTATGACGAtgagtttttgttcattttatggAACAATAAAAGTTACAGGTGTGTTTCCTTGATAAAAACCAAAGAAGTTGAATATGAAATAATTTTAATAAGACATTTTCagatgtaaaaacacaaacagttcaGTTTCCTTTTTCCTTATCAGAACATTTAAGGAAACAGTTTGTGAGAGCAACAGAAACCTACATAAAAAGTAGATAAGTATAAATATATTTTGCAATGATAaagtatttttgtcattttaaaaatgacaacCTGAAACTTGATCTGGCTTTATGTCATAGTTTACAATTTGGCaattaaaataatataatataatcaTACTCTCTTATTCTTATACTGTGATTGGGAAACTAcaaataaagtgttaaaaaatacaaatatatgaataaataaagcatgAGCTAAAGTAGTTGCTGTTATAGAAAccatttttttaacaatgaaaCATGTCAGATTATATGGTACaattttagtttaatttaatttatataaCTTCAAATAATCAAACTAGACAGCGGTTAGCCACCCCCACCACCTTGCAGTACCAGTTTCCTCCACCAGATGATGCTTTGAGTCAGTCAAAGCAGCAGTTGAAGGAAAAGGTAACAATAATGAATGAATTTCTCAGCTGCCACACAGTGGAGAAGTTTAGACAATAAAAAGTCATCTGCATTTACCCACTGGACACAATCTGAACCATTGCAGAAGAAACAAAGAGTCAAAACTCAAAAGACACCCAATATTCAACAAAGTGCCTCCTTTACATTTCATATATAACTTTAGATATCAAACTCACAAAAATGATGTGAATCTGGCAGGTTTTGGGGCTTACATGTGGATTTTTCTGGCCAcggttgttgtttttcccctgTGCTCAGAGAAAACTGCCGTTGAGATGTGCGAGGACATGATAAGTGATCTGTGGCAGGAAGGAGGGCAGCCGTCTGGCATCGTACACGTCCCTCACCTGACCACAACCTCAGGAAGTCTTGTGCACTGTGGGATTGAAACGGACCCCATAACCAGCTGGGGCACAGGAATCACAGCTGCATTATGGGTTCCGTTACAATCCCACCCACAAAAAACAATGGTCGGGCTCAGGTCGACTGGGCTGGAAAGACACAAGCAAAAGGCAGAAAGCTGGTTACAGGTGACAGGTCAACAGAAAAAGAATTACTTGAGTATatttaaatcacacacacacacatcacagagcaTCACATCAGGCATTGAGACACAAGaagagttttttcttcttcagtctgaattgatttcattgttttgacagTGAGAAGTCGGCCTTGTTCCCTCTGTCGGTTCAGTCACTTCCCTCATATTACTTCAGTTTCATTTGTAATCGTGGGTTTCTTTCTAACGTGATCAGCAACACAGAGAGTCCTGGAAGTTTATATACAAATACTGAGTATTTTCACAAGAAAATGTACCACCGTTAAAATATATACAAAGATATATGACTATCAAAAATATATCTAAAGCTTTAGTTactttcaaagcacattcaatAACATTGTCCTTTAAAAAATCATCTCTGGAGCTTTCTACAgtgaagaaatgtaaaaacactgatgaaaatACTTACTGATGCAgatcaaaatgtttaaataatcaGTCAATTTCTGGCCATACACATTAAAAACTGGAAGAACAGTGCAGAAAATATTACTCAGTTCCAGTCATGTACGTGCAATTTCTTACCTCCACCTCTGTTTATGGTTCACATGATGAGCATAGGCTGTAACATTTAATCATTCAAAGGAATTTTTATATGCAATGGTACCTGCATGTAGAGTAATTTACTCTCAGCTGCTCACAGATTAGATAGAGTGGAAACTAAAGTTTACtcacaaacaaaagcagcacttGAGAAGtcgtcagatttttttccttttgtctttaAACCATTTGTTAAATCTGTGTTCGTCTGTTTTTACCAACTCTGAACATTCTGTTTTGGAAGCCTGAGATATCAAAGTTCACTGTTTTATAGTGGAAAATAAAAGGCCAACCCTTCCTGTCATCAAGCTGTAAATCACATATGTGAGCGTCTCCTGAAAGTGAAACAACTTCATAAAGTGGGAGTTATTTAtgctgagaagtcacaaaaaaGAACAAGGCGGTGTTCTTACATTTGAGCCAAACAGAGACATTCAGTCTGATACAATCTT
The DNA window shown above is from Salarias fasciatus chromosome 20, fSalaFa1.1, whole genome shotgun sequence and carries:
- the dalrd3 gene encoding DALR anticodon-binding domain-containing protein 3, which translates into the protein MENIEEPSPLRITPTVRALSSALRGKREDVPGVRVFPEPEKLWFKESSAKNLRNRDFLSPTTMLNTLYADGQVPPAVMSRVLSLRGSGVLPVAGGEVMGEGLRVRVDRPAAFRTVLAGGAKEYLKPSSQRQGCVVINCPALHPKPTTPSPDMLSLGQLRTVLLADHMGALLRRQGFVVSYCPILPEDSDIISFLRALGIDWPTGPADRTSEEREEKIQEALKSSPYREKETERGRRASGGGGRKAEEGEDGDLLRINLKRVFQEEGLLGYDPSLGTCTVHRDSVSHLAQLDQSTAECTVAMVTALHVTSCQDEFRQQQIAMLWRASGATHTQRHLVCGPVKTPGSQLTAAQYLQLRRGQMKEASEMKYGDQVEGQTWEDIIKVMTSATVRFELLSTVHTSPVTLDVQREGGISTKGPRGGVFVMYNCARLHTLFDSYQRGVEKGLYPEIPEGSQLDFSALKEEGEWLLLFNYLIPFAELLDQSGQALDCEGGGARVNIKTEQICKFLVSLSKDFSSYYNRVHVLGEPLPHLFNQMFCRLYLLRALRELYHSALDSLNLPPIRQL